The genomic DNA TTATGAGAATTGGTCTTGCAGTTTTGAATCCTTCGGCAAAGGCTACCCCTGCCTCTTTGCCAAACATTCTTTCTCTAGCTTCAACCGCTTCAATATATCCGTTAACAAGAGGTGTTTCAAAGCTTTCATTGCTTTTTACAAATTGGCTTTCATACGCATGTAGTGCTGCCATTTTTTTATCAATAAAATCAGAAATATCGATGACAAAATCAGGAACATGAAATCCGTTGATCATATAGTAAAAAACATTTGCCACCCTGTGGGGTTCAGAATTTTCTTGAGTTTCAAACTTTTTAATTCCTGCAGAAAAAACCGCCTCCTTAACAAGGCGGGCACAATTACTGTGGTCGGGATGGCGGTCTTCAAAATAAGGGGCAAAAACAATTTTCGGGCGATAGCGGCGGATGACATTCGCCACTTTCTTTATGTATGATTCAGTGAGAAAAATTCCTCGGTCCGGTATATCTAATGTTTCTCTCACACTTGTCCCAAGGATTTCAGCTGCCCTGTTCGCTTCGGTCCGGCGAATATCAACCGTTCCATTGGAAGACAGTTCAGCTTTTGTTAAATCACATATTCCAATTTTATACCCTTTGCTTGCATATTTTGCAATTGTCCCTCCCATCCCGATTTCCACATCATCTGCATGGGCGCCAAATGCCAGTATATCCAAATATTGCAATTCCATTCTTCTATTCACCGTTTTCCCTTACTATATTTCTCCAATCCAAGTCACCGCGTTCAAGGCCTTTGATCAATATTTCAGCTGTACCCATATTTGTGGCAAGCGGGATTGAATAGACATCACAAAGGCGGACCAGCGCAGAAACATCTGGTTCATGAGGTTGAGCAGTTAACGGATCTCGAAAAAAGAAAACCATGTCCATTTTATTTTTTGCAATCATTGCACCAATTTCTTGATCTCCTCCAAGCGGTCCGGACTGGAAGCGCACAATTGAAAGGCCGGTAGCCTCGTTAATTCTTCGCCCTGTTGTTCCGGTAGCAAATAAACAGTGTTTGGAAAAAATATCTTGATACGCAGTAACGAAACTGACTAAATCATCCTTCTTTTTATCATGAGCAATTAATGCGATATTCACCATCCCACCCCATTCCTATTCAATAATGTTTTCTAAACCGTAAACAAACGTATCAATTTTTACAACAGTCTCAACAGCAAGCTTCACTCCAGACATAAAAGATGCACGATTATACGAATCGTGGCGGATCGTCAAGGTTTGGCCGTCAGATCCAAACATCACCTGCTGATGGGCAATTAATCCCGGCAAACGGACAGAATGAATATGCATTCCTTCATAATCGGCACCTCTTGCACCGCTGATTGTTTCTTTTTCATTTGGATGCCCTTGCTTCTTTGTTTCTCTCACTTCGGCGATCATCTCAGCTGTTTTGACTGCAGTTCCCGACGGTGCATCCAATTTTTGATCATGATGCAATTCAATGATCTCAATATCTTGAAAATACTTTGCTGCCATTTGTGAAAATTTCATCATTAATACAGCCCCGACCGCAAAGTTTGGAGCTATGATGCAGCCAAGTTTCTTTTCCTCACAAATTTCTTCAAGTTCTTTTAATTGCTCTTTCGTAAAACCTGTCGTCCCAACTACAGGCCGCACTCCGTACTCGAGCGCCGTTTTCGTATGATAATAGCCTACTTCAGGCGTCGTCAAATCAATCAAGACATCTGCACCTGTCTCCTGCAAGCATTTTTCAATATTTGTATAGACAGGTGCATCAAACCCTTGAAAACCTTCCAATTCAGAAAGATTTTTTCCGTCATTTTTATTGTCCAATACTGCTGCCAATTCGAAATGTTCTGTCCTCCCGACAAGATGGACTGCTTCCCGGCCCATTCGTCCTCGCGGGCCTGCCACAATAATTTTTACAGTTTCCATTTTTTCATCTCCCTTACTCTTCAATTCTTGTCCAGCGGTCTTTATCACGGATTTGAAATTTGTTCATAACAAGGTTATGTGCTTCTTCTAAATCGATATGTAAAGAGTTGGCAAAGCAAATAAGAACAAACAGCATATCCCCTAGTTCTTCCTCGATAGTCCGTTCTTTCTCTGTTGCCTTTTTGGGTTTTTCCCCGTAATAATGATTAACTTCCCGGGCGAGTTCCCCTAATTCTTCTGTCAATCTTGCAAGCAGCGCAAGCGGGCTGAAATAGCCTTCTTTAAATTGCCCGATGTAAGCATCAACTTCTGCTTGGACATCTTTTAATGTTTTTGAATTACCCATGTTTTCACCTCACAGTTCAATCAGTGCAGCTGGTTATTTCTTCTTTCATGTTAGCCTAAACATGCTCATTTTTACAAATATTTTTGATTTAACATATTACACTCTTTGGATACCGGAAGAATTTTGAATTACATTGCTAATATAATTGATATTTTATATAATTAAAACGCTTTGTTTAAGGAACAAAAAGGAAAAAGGGGGAGTGTCTATTGTTTTTTGGCTTGAAACTTAAAAATATCCTCTTTATTTTACTAGGTGCAGCCATTCTTTCATTTGGAATTGTTAATTTTAATATGCAAAATAATTTAGCAGAGGGCGGATTTACCGGTATCACATTATTATTATATTTCCTGTTTCATTGGGATCCGTCATATACAAATTTAATATTAAATATTCCTCTTTTTCTTATTGGATGGAAGCTTCTTGGAAGAAATGTGTTCTTATATACGCTTATCGGGACGATCAGCGTTTCAATCTTTCTCTGGATTTTTCAGCGTTTTCCGTTATATATGCCTCTTAATAATGACATGACGCTAGCTGCCTTGTTTGCTGGTGTGTTCATCGGAATAGGTCTCGGCATCATCTTCCGGTTTGGCGGCACAACTGGAGGCGTTGATATTATTGCCAGGCTGGCCCACAAATATATAGGCTGGAGCATGGGGAA from Bacillus methanolicus MGA3 includes the following:
- the bshB1 gene encoding bacillithiol biosynthesis deacetylase BshB1, with the translated sequence MELQYLDILAFGAHADDVEIGMGGTIAKYASKGYKIGICDLTKAELSSNGTVDIRRTEANRAAEILGTSVRETLDIPDRGIFLTESYIKKVANVIRRYRPKIVFAPYFEDRHPDHSNCARLVKEAVFSAGIKKFETQENSEPHRVANVFYYMINGFHVPDFVIDISDFIDKKMAALHAYESQFVKSNESFETPLVNGYIEAVEARERMFGKEAGVAFAEGFKTARPILINHDLIGDKE
- the mgsA gene encoding methylglyoxal synthase; amino-acid sequence: MNIALIAHDKKKDDLVSFVTAYQDIFSKHCLFATGTTGRRINEATGLSIVRFQSGPLGGDQEIGAMIAKNKMDMVFFFRDPLTAQPHEPDVSALVRLCDVYSIPLATNMGTAEILIKGLERGDLDWRNIVRENGE
- the dapB gene encoding 4-hydroxy-tetrahydrodipicolinate reductase — protein: METVKIIVAGPRGRMGREAVHLVGRTEHFELAAVLDNKNDGKNLSELEGFQGFDAPVYTNIEKCLQETGADVLIDLTTPEVGYYHTKTALEYGVRPVVGTTGFTKEQLKELEEICEEKKLGCIIAPNFAVGAVLMMKFSQMAAKYFQDIEIIELHHDQKLDAPSGTAVKTAEMIAEVRETKKQGHPNEKETISGARGADYEGMHIHSVRLPGLIAHQQVMFGSDGQTLTIRHDSYNRASFMSGVKLAVETVVKIDTFVYGLENIIE
- a CDS encoding nucleotide pyrophosphohydrolase, whose protein sequence is MGNSKTLKDVQAEVDAYIGQFKEGYFSPLALLARLTEELGELAREVNHYYGEKPKKATEKERTIEEELGDMLFVLICFANSLHIDLEEAHNLVMNKFQIRDKDRWTRIEE
- a CDS encoding YitT family protein translates to MFFGLKLKNILFILLGAAILSFGIVNFNMQNNLAEGGFTGITLLLYFLFHWDPSYTNLILNIPLFLIGWKLLGRNVFLYTLIGTISVSIFLWIFQRFPLYMPLNNDMTLAALFAGVFIGIGLGIIFRFGGTTGGVDIIARLAHKYIGWSMGKTMFLFDAVVITLSLVFYLTYQEAMYTLVAVFVGARVIDFMQEGAYSARGAIIISDHSEKIADKIMKEMDRGVTVLRGHGSFTKKEREVLYCVVAKNELVKLKNVIISVDPHAFVSVSVVHDVLGEGFTLDENKMPLER